A single region of the Eleginops maclovinus isolate JMC-PN-2008 ecotype Puerto Natales chromosome 16, JC_Emac_rtc_rv5, whole genome shotgun sequence genome encodes:
- the LOC134877876 gene encoding nucleoside diphosphate kinase B-like, which translates to MEQTFIAVKPDGVQRGLCGEIIKRFETRGYKLVAAKFMQSSEDHMKNHYVDLKDMPFYGGLCKYMSSGPVFAMVWEGQSIVKLARMMLGETNPADSKPGSIRGDLCINIGRNIIHGSDTLENAKREIGLWFKPEEFVTYTPCTQAFLYE; encoded by the exons ATGGAGCAGACCTTCATTGCCGTTAAGCCCGATGGTGTGCAGAGGGGTCTCTGCGGAGAGATCATCAAGCGCTTCGAGACCAGAGGCTACAAGCTGGTGGCTGCCAAATTCATGCAG tcCTCTGAGGACCACATGAAGAACCACTATGTTGACCTGAAGGACATGCCCTTCTATGGTGGTCTGTGCAAGTACATGTCCTCTGGACCTGTCTTCGCCATG gtGTGGGAGGGTCAGAGCATTGTGAAGCTGGCCAGGATGATGCTGGGTGAGACCAACCCCGCCGACTCCAAGCCTGGTAGCATCCGTGGAGACCTGTGCATCAACATCGGCAG GAACATCATCCACGGCAGCGACACCCTGGAGAACGCCAAGCGTGAGATCGGTCTGTGGTTCAAGCCCGAGGAGTTTGTGACCTACACCCCCTGCACCCAGGCCTTCCTCTATGAGTAA